In Nitrospinota bacterium, one DNA window encodes the following:
- a CDS encoding ATP synthase subunit I, which translates to MSKNNGFRQGMQIAFRLGTELTVATLIGALLGYGVDHFLNTRPWGLAIGVIFGGAAGSLNVYRAAMSLSNEEDLDDHDKNNS; encoded by the coding sequence ATGAGTAAAAACAACGGCTTCCGGCAAGGTATGCAGATTGCGTTCAGATTGGGAACTGAACTGACGGTGGCCACATTGATCGGCGCACTTTTGGGTTATGGTGTCGATCATTTTTTGAATACGAGGCCTTGGGGATTGGCGATCGGGGTTATATTTGGTGGAGCTGCCGGGTCATTGAACGTTTACCGGGCTGCCATGTCGCTAAGTAATGAAGAAGATTTGGATGATCACGACAAGAATAACTCCTGA